In one window of Porites lutea chromosome 8, jaPorLute2.1, whole genome shotgun sequence DNA:
- the LOC140946594 gene encoding uncharacterized protein, translated as MSLAFFTICLISQMYGSGAVGGQCKTSERSVPGKALKGHTFKEFAARAIVECQNTCENDPRCASYNFYIPDKVCELNSQTKETRPDDFVTDELRFYMRREDDDECLKTPPVCDINANCKNTLGSYLCSCKEGFKGDGKTCQDEDECQINTHNCSDNANCINTEGSFNCSCKPGYMGDGHNCSEALLGGYE; from the exons ATGTCCCTGGCATTCTTCACAATTTGTCTTATATCCCAGATGTATGGAAGTGGGGCTGTTGGTGGGCAATGCAAAACTTCAGAGAGATCAGTACCTGGTAAAGCTCTCAAGGGTCACACCTTCAAAGAGTTTGCAGCGAGGGCCATTGTTGAGTGCCAGAACACCTGTGAAAACGACCCCAGGTGTGCGAGTTACAATTTCTACATTCCGGATAAAGTGTGCGAGCTAAACAGCCAGACCAAGGAAACGAGACCTGACGATTTTGTGACAGATGAGCTGAGGTTCTATATGAGACGAGAGG ATGATGATGAGTGCTTGAAGACGCCTCCAGTTTGTGACATCAACGCAAACTGCAAGAACACGCTTGGCTCCTACCTTTGTTCTTGTAAAGAGGGTTTTAAGGGTGACGGTAAAACATGTCaag ACGAAGACGAATGCCAGATCAACACTCACAACTGTAGCGACAATGCCAACTGTATTAACACCGAAGGTTCATTTAACTGTAGTTGCAAACCAGGGTACATGGGAGATGGCCACAACTGTTCGG AAGCTCTTCTTGGCGGGTATGAATAA